One window of Pseudomonas urmiensis genomic DNA carries:
- the hemA gene encoding glutamyl-tRNA reductase: MAFLALGINHKTASVDVRERVAFTPEQLVDALQQLCRLTASREAAILSTCNRSELYIEQDHLAADAVLQWLAEYHKLSLDELRASAYVHEEHDAVRHMMRVASGLDSLVLGEPQILGQMKSAYAVAREAGTIGPLLGRLFQATFSAAKQVRTDTAIGENPVSVAFAAVSLARQIFSDLGRSQALLIGAGETITLVARHLHEQGVRRIVVANRTLERASILAEQFGAHAVLLADIPQELANSDIVISSTASQLPILGKGAVESALKQRRHKPIFMVDIAVPRDIEPEVGELDDVYLYTVDDLHDVVAENLKSRQGAAQAAEELVSVGAEDFMVRLRELAAVDVLKAYRQQSERLRDEELQKAQRLLANGGNPEDVLAQLARGLTNKLLHAPSVQLKKLSAEGRVDALAMAQELFALNEGSTDKPPQ; encoded by the coding sequence ATGGCCTTTCTTGCACTTGGTATCAACCATAAGACTGCCTCGGTAGACGTACGCGAGCGCGTGGCGTTTACGCCAGAGCAGCTGGTCGATGCCCTGCAGCAGCTTTGCCGACTGACCGCCAGCCGTGAGGCGGCGATTCTTTCGACCTGCAACCGCAGTGAGCTCTATATAGAGCAGGACCACCTGGCAGCCGATGCCGTGCTGCAATGGCTGGCCGAGTACCATAAGCTTAGCCTCGACGAGCTGCGCGCCAGTGCCTACGTGCACGAAGAGCACGACGCCGTGCGGCATATGATGCGGGTCGCCTCCGGGCTCGACTCGCTGGTGCTTGGCGAGCCGCAGATTCTTGGCCAGATGAAGTCGGCCTACGCCGTCGCTCGCGAGGCTGGCACCATTGGTCCGCTGCTTGGCCGGTTGTTCCAGGCCACCTTCAGCGCCGCCAAGCAGGTGCGCACCGACACCGCGATCGGCGAGAACCCGGTGTCGGTGGCATTTGCCGCAGTTAGCCTGGCCCGGCAGATCTTCAGCGACCTGGGCCGCAGTCAAGCGCTGCTGATCGGTGCTGGCGAGACCATCACCCTGGTCGCCCGCCATCTGCATGAGCAAGGTGTGCGGCGCATCGTGGTGGCCAACCGGACACTGGAGCGCGCCAGTATTCTTGCCGAACAGTTTGGCGCGCATGCCGTGCTGCTGGCCGACATCCCCCAGGAATTGGCCAACAGTGACATCGTCATCAGTTCGACCGCCAGTCAGTTGCCGATCCTCGGCAAAGGGGCGGTGGAAAGCGCCTTGAAACAGCGCCGGCACAAACCGATCTTCATGGTCGACATTGCCGTGCCGCGCGATATCGAGCCAGAAGTTGGCGAATTGGACGACGTCTACCTGTATACCGTCGACGACCTGCACGATGTGGTCGCGGAAAACCTCAAGAGCCGCCAGGGCGCGGCCCAGGCCGCCGAAGAGCTGGTCTCGGTGGGCGCCGAGGATTTCATGGTGCGCCTGCGCGAGCTGGCCGCGGTGGATGTGCTCAAGGCCTACCGCCAGCAGAGCGAGCGCCTGCGCGATGAAGAACTGCAAAAGGCCCAGCGCCTGCTGGCCAACGGTGGCAACCCGGAAGATGTGCTGGCCCAGCTGGCTCGCGGTCTGACTAACAAACTCCTGCACGCGCCCAGCGTGCAACTGAAAAAGCTCTCGGCCGAGGGCCGCGTCGATGCGCTGGCCATGGCCCAGGAACTCTTTGCCCTCAATGAGGGCTCCACGGACAAACCCCCGCAATGA
- the prfA gene encoding peptide chain release factor 1 gives MKASLLNKLDILQDRFEELTALLGDAEVISDQTRFRAYSREYAEVEPVITAFKEWRKVQDDLEGAQALLKDSDPDLREMAVEEVREAKEQLAALEVQLQRMLLPKDPNDGRNVFLEIRAGTGGDEAAIFSGDLFRMYSRYAEKRGWRLEILSENEGEHGGYKEIIARVEGDNVYAKLKFESGAHRVQRVPETESQGRIHTSACTVAVLPEPDEQVAIEINPADLRVDTYRASGAGGQHINKTDSAIRITHLPTGIVVECQEERSQHKNRARAMSWLSAKLNDIQTSAAQNAIASERKLLVGSGDRSERIRTYNYPQGRVTDHRINLTLYSLDDILAGGVEAVIEPLLAEYQADQLAALGE, from the coding sequence ATGAAAGCGTCGCTGCTGAACAAACTGGACATTCTCCAGGATCGCTTCGAGGAACTCACCGCCCTGCTGGGCGATGCCGAGGTCATTTCCGACCAGACCCGTTTTCGTGCCTATTCGCGCGAGTACGCCGAAGTCGAGCCGGTGATCACTGCTTTTAAGGAGTGGCGCAAGGTTCAGGACGACCTCGAAGGCGCGCAAGCGCTGCTCAAGGACAGCGACCCGGACCTGCGCGAAATGGCCGTGGAAGAAGTGCGCGAGGCCAAGGAGCAGCTGGCTGCGTTGGAGGTTCAGCTGCAGCGCATGCTGCTGCCCAAGGACCCTAACGACGGGCGCAACGTGTTCCTGGAAATCCGCGCTGGCACCGGCGGTGACGAGGCGGCGATTTTCTCCGGCGATCTGTTCCGCATGTACTCGCGCTACGCCGAAAAACGCGGCTGGCGCCTGGAGATTCTCTCCGAGAACGAGGGCGAGCACGGCGGCTACAAGGAAATCATCGCCCGGGTCGAAGGCGACAATGTCTACGCCAAGCTCAAGTTCGAGTCGGGCGCGCATCGCGTGCAACGCGTGCCAGAGACCGAGTCGCAGGGGCGTATCCACACCTCGGCGTGTACCGTGGCGGTACTGCCCGAGCCGGATGAGCAGGTGGCGATCGAGATCAACCCGGCCGACCTGCGTGTCGACACCTACCGTGCCTCTGGCGCCGGTGGTCAGCACATCAACAAGACCGACTCGGCAATCCGCATTACCCACTTGCCCACCGGGATCGTGGTCGAGTGCCAGGAAGAGCGCTCGCAGCACAAGAACCGTGCTCGCGCCATGTCCTGGTTGTCGGCCAAGCTCAACGACATTCAGACCAGCGCCGCGCAGAACGCGATTGCCAGCGAGCGCAAGCTGCTGGTCGGCTCCGGTGACCGCTCCGAGCGGATCCGCACCTACAACTATCCACAGGGCCGAGTCACCGATCACCGCATCAACCTGACCCTGTACTCGCTCGACGACATCCTCGCCGGTGGCGTCGAAGCCGTGATCGAACCGTTGCTGGCCGAGTACCAGGCCGATCAATTGGCCGCCCTGGGGGAATAA
- the prmC gene encoding peptide chain release factor N(5)-glutamine methyltransferase, which produces MTIIASLLRNAQLPDSPTERLDAELLLAAALGKSRSYLHTWPERIVSSEAAQVFADFLSRRRAGEPVAYILGQQGFWKLDLEVAPHTLIPRPDTELLVETALELLPATPARMLDLGTGTGAIALALASERPAWQVVAVDRIDAAVALAERNRQRLQLNNVHVRTSHWYDALDGELFDLIISNPPYIRAEDPHLVAGDVRFEPSSALVAGQDGLDDLRVIIAQAPGHLLPGGWLLLEHGYDQAADVRELLSQQGFGDVCSRIDLGGHERISLGRLPC; this is translated from the coding sequence ATGACCATCATCGCCAGCCTGCTGCGCAACGCGCAGCTGCCCGACTCCCCGACCGAACGGCTGGATGCCGAGCTGCTGCTGGCTGCCGCCCTGGGCAAGTCGCGCAGCTACCTGCACACCTGGCCCGAGCGAATCGTCAGCAGCGAGGCGGCGCAAGTGTTCGCCGATTTCCTCAGCCGCCGTCGCGCCGGTGAGCCAGTGGCGTACATCCTCGGTCAGCAGGGCTTCTGGAAGCTCGACCTGGAAGTGGCGCCGCATACCCTGATTCCCCGTCCAGACACCGAGCTGTTGGTGGAAACTGCCCTTGAATTGCTGCCTGCGACCCCCGCACGAATGCTCGATTTGGGCACCGGCACGGGCGCCATCGCCCTGGCCCTGGCCAGCGAGCGACCGGCTTGGCAGGTGGTGGCAGTGGACCGCATCGATGCGGCAGTGGCCCTGGCCGAGCGCAACCGCCAGCGTCTGCAGCTGAACAATGTCCACGTGCGCACCAGCCACTGGTACGACGCCCTGGACGGCGAACTTTTTGACCTGATCATCAGTAACCCGCCCTACATCCGTGCCGAAGATCCGCACCTGGTGGCTGGCGATGTCCGCTTCGAACCGAGCAGTGCCTTGGTGGCGGGCCAGGACGGGCTGGATGATTTGCGCGTCATCATTGCCCAGGCCCCAGGACACTTGCTGCCGGGCGGCTGGCTGCTGCTCGAACACGGCTACGATCAGGCCGCAGACGTGCGTGAGTTGCTCAGCCAGCAGGGTTTCGGTGACGTTTGCAGCCGGATTGACCTGGGCGGCCATGAGCGCATCTCCTTGGGGCGCCTGCCATGCTGA
- a CDS encoding molybdopterin-synthase adenylyltransferase MoeB has product MLSDQELLRYSRQILLAQVDIDGQLRLKQSKALVVGVGGLGSPVALYLAAAGVGELHLADFDTVDLTNLQRQIIHDTDSVGLGKVDSAIKRLQAINPEITLVAHRQALDEDSLSAAVAAVDLVLDCSDNFTTREAVNAACVAAGKPLVSGAAIRLEGQLSVFDPRRENSPCYHCLYGHGSEAELTCSEAGVIGPLVGLVGSLQALEALKLLAGFGEPLVGRLLLIDALSTRMRELRVKRDPACAVCGTRHG; this is encoded by the coding sequence ATGCTGAGTGACCAGGAGCTGCTGCGTTACAGCCGGCAGATCCTGCTGGCCCAGGTCGACATCGACGGCCAGTTGCGGCTCAAGCAAAGCAAGGCGCTGGTGGTCGGCGTGGGCGGGCTCGGCTCGCCGGTCGCGCTCTATCTCGCGGCAGCGGGTGTCGGCGAACTGCACCTGGCTGACTTCGATACGGTCGACCTGACCAACCTGCAGCGCCAGATCATCCACGACACCGACAGCGTTGGCCTGGGCAAGGTGGATTCGGCGATCAAGCGCTTGCAGGCGATCAATCCTGAAATCACGCTGGTCGCTCATCGCCAGGCGCTGGATGAAGATTCGCTGTCCGCTGCGGTGGCAGCGGTCGACCTGGTGCTGGACTGTTCCGACAATTTCACCACCCGTGAGGCGGTCAACGCCGCTTGCGTGGCGGCTGGCAAGCCACTGGTCAGTGGGGCGGCGATTCGTCTGGAGGGGCAGCTTTCGGTATTCGATCCGCGCCGGGAAAACAGCCCGTGCTACCACTGCCTGTATGGCCATGGTAGCGAAGCCGAACTGACTTGCAGTGAAGCCGGCGTGATCGGCCCCTTGGTGGGGCTGGTGGGCAGCCTGCAAGCGCTAGAGGCATTGAAGCTGCTCGCCGGCTTTGGCGAGCCATTGGTCGGCCGGCTGCTGCTGATCGACGCGCTGAGCACGCGTATGCGCGAGCTCCGGGTCAAGCGCGACCCTGCGTGTGCAGTGTGCGGCACTCGCCATGGCTGA
- the murI gene encoding glutamate racemase, with protein sequence MADRLAPVGVMDSGVGGLSVLAEIQRLLPNESLLYVADSGHVPYGEKSPDYIRQRLRHIAGFFQQQGAKAMVLACNTATVAAVADLRELYPSWPLVGMEPAVKPAAAATRSGVVGVLATTGTLQSAKFAALLDRFASDVRVITQPCPGLVECIEAGDLFSPQLRQLLAGYVQPLLSAGCDTLILGCTHYPFLRPLLAEMVPADVAIIDTGAAVARQLQRLLAERQLLADGPARDTAFWSSADPENLRKILPLLWKKSDSVQSFSM encoded by the coding sequence ATGGCTGATCGTTTGGCGCCAGTGGGCGTGATGGATTCGGGGGTCGGCGGTCTGTCGGTACTCGCCGAGATCCAGCGCCTGCTGCCCAACGAGTCGCTGTTGTATGTGGCTGACAGCGGGCATGTGCCGTATGGCGAAAAGTCTCCCGATTACATCCGCCAGCGCTTGCGCCATATCGCCGGGTTCTTCCAGCAGCAAGGCGCCAAGGCCATGGTTCTGGCCTGCAACACGGCTACCGTGGCCGCAGTGGCCGACCTGCGCGAGCTGTATCCCAGCTGGCCGCTGGTGGGCATGGAGCCTGCGGTCAAGCCCGCTGCTGCGGCGACCCGCTCGGGCGTGGTCGGGGTGCTGGCCACCACCGGCACCCTGCAGAGTGCCAAGTTCGCCGCCTTGCTCGATCGCTTTGCCAGTGATGTACGGGTAATCACCCAGCCATGTCCGGGCCTGGTCGAGTGCATCGAGGCGGGCGACTTGTTCAGCCCCCAATTGCGCCAGCTGCTGGCTGGCTACGTGCAGCCGCTGCTCAGTGCCGGCTGCGATACCTTGATTCTCGGTTGCACCCACTACCCCTTCTTGCGTCCACTGCTGGCCGAAATGGTGCCGGCTGATGTGGCGATCATCGACACCGGCGCTGCGGTGGCGCGGCAGCTGCAACGGCTACTGGCCGAGCGCCAGTTGCTGGCCGACGGCCCGGCCCGCGATACGGCGTTCTGGAGCAGTGCTGATCCGGAAAATTTGAGAAAAATCCTGCCGTTGCTGTGGAAGAAGTCCGACAGTGTGCAAAGCTTTTCGATGTAA
- a CDS encoding acyloxyacyl hydrolase, with the protein MKKLLGLVAAAALTVGHLGAAQAADVSFSVGQTGDLTMVYRLGLQSNWDASWWQTSVGRLTGYWDGAYTYWDGDQTASNHSLSFAPVFVYEFAGDSVKPYIEAGIGVAAFSSTELESNELGSSFQFEDRIGFGLRFAGGHEIGVRAIHYSNAGIKQPNDGVESYSLHYRMAL; encoded by the coding sequence ATGAAGAAACTGCTTGGTTTGGTGGCGGCTGCCGCCTTGACTGTGGGGCACTTGGGCGCGGCGCAGGCCGCTGATGTTTCTTTCTCGGTGGGGCAGACTGGCGATTTGACCATGGTCTACCGGTTGGGTCTGCAATCGAACTGGGATGCAAGCTGGTGGCAGACCAGTGTCGGTCGCCTGACTGGCTATTGGGATGGGGCGTACACCTACTGGGATGGCGATCAGACCGCGAGCAACCATAGCCTGTCGTTCGCGCCGGTATTCGTCTACGAGTTTGCCGGGGACTCGGTCAAGCCGTACATCGAAGCGGGAATCGGCGTGGCGGCGTTCTCCAGCACCGAACTTGAAAGCAATGAGCTGGGTTCGTCCTTCCAGTTCGAGGACCGCATCGGCTTTGGTTTGCGCTTTGCCGGCGGGCATGAGATTGGCGTGCGCGCCATTCATTACTCCAACGCCGGGATCAAGCAACCCAACGATGGGGTTGAGAGCTATAGCCTGCACTACCGCATGGCACTTTAG
- a CDS encoding SDR family oxidoreductase, protein MNNSRSFWVTGATNGLGLALVSGLLEQGHRVAASGMQSQELTALASHYRERLLLLPGQLHDSSQAQAAVTQLQAAWGSLDGLIINAGTCDYLADDLPDTDLFQSIVTSNLQASANCLAAALPLLAKGDAAQVMAILSRYSAMQLYEPNQPLSGFNSPPHWFREQRQVLQDLGIDLTLVAPQSLKAPVTLAQAVPEQWTAQTAAQVLLASLPKREPELVLEALSLNSLWPLPR, encoded by the coding sequence TTGAATAACTCACGCAGTTTCTGGGTGACAGGAGCGACCAATGGACTCGGTTTAGCTCTGGTGAGCGGATTGCTCGAGCAGGGGCATCGGGTCGCCGCCAGTGGTATGCAAAGCCAGGAGCTCACAGCCTTGGCCAGCCACTACCGCGAACGCCTGCTGCTTTTGCCTGGGCAGTTGCATGACAGTTCGCAGGCGCAGGCCGCCGTTACACAGCTGCAGGCGGCGTGGGGATCGCTGGATGGTTTGATCATCAATGCCGGCACCTGCGACTACCTGGCGGATGATCTGCCGGATACCGACCTGTTCCAAAGCATCGTTACCAGTAACCTGCAAGCCAGTGCCAATTGCCTGGCCGCCGCCCTGCCCTTGCTGGCCAAGGGCGATGCTGCGCAGGTCATGGCTATCCTCAGCCGTTACTCGGCGATGCAGCTGTATGAACCCAATCAGCCATTGAGTGGTTTCAACAGCCCTCCGCACTGGTTCCGCGAGCAGCGCCAGGTATTGCAGGATCTGGGTATCGATCTGACGCTAGTGGCGCCGCAGTCGTTGAAAGCGCCGGTGACGCTGGCCCAGGCGGTGCCTGAACAGTGGACGGCGCAGACTGCTGCGCAAGTATTGCTGGCCAGCCTGCCCAAGCGTGAACCTGAATTGGTGCTAGAGGCTCTGAGCCTCAACAGCCTTTGGCCGTTGCCACGGTAG
- the phrB gene encoding deoxyribodipyrimidine photo-lyase codes for MQLIWLRSDLRIDDNSALSAACARGPTIALWIASPGQWLEHDDAPCKVDFWLRNLRELRHSLEQLNIPLLIRKTATWQQVPHVLLEVCREHQVEAVHWNEEYGINEQRRDEAVQALLDQSAVSTSTYLDQLLLRPGTVLTRSGHYFQVFGQFKRACLERLHHGLPALAHKVNAQAPLAIANDPIPHQIEGFEAPPLTLREHWPAGEAEAQRRLAAFIEDVVEDYPQLRDLPAEPGTSQLSPYLAAGVISPRQCLHAALSANRGELDSGSSGVQTWINELLWREFYKHILVGYPQVSRHRPFRAHTEALPWRDAPEDLKAWQEGRTGFPLIDAAMRQLLETGWMHNRLRMIVAMFLSKNLLIDWRQGERYFMRHLIDGDLAANNGGWQWSASTGTDSVPYFRIFNPVTQSQRFDPKGRFIRHWLPQLKGLDEKTIHLPVKSADLFATHSYQSPIVDLASSRQRALEAFKGLAGWQDQRAVS; via the coding sequence ATGCAACTGATCTGGCTGCGCAGCGACCTGCGAATAGATGACAACAGCGCCCTGAGTGCCGCCTGTGCGCGTGGGCCGACCATTGCCCTGTGGATCGCCAGCCCCGGCCAATGGCTGGAACATGACGACGCGCCGTGCAAGGTCGATTTCTGGCTGCGCAACCTGCGCGAGCTGCGCCACTCGCTGGAACAACTGAACATCCCCTTGCTGATCCGCAAGACCGCGACCTGGCAGCAGGTGCCGCACGTGCTGCTTGAGGTCTGCCGTGAGCACCAGGTAGAAGCCGTGCACTGGAACGAGGAGTACGGCATCAATGAACAGCGACGCGACGAGGCCGTGCAAGCCCTGCTGGATCAGTCCGCAGTGTCCACATCGACCTATCTTGATCAACTGCTGCTGCGCCCAGGCACAGTGCTGACCCGCAGCGGGCACTACTTCCAAGTGTTCGGCCAATTCAAGCGCGCCTGCCTGGAGCGATTGCATCATGGCCTGCCAGCGCTGGCGCACAAGGTCAACGCCCAGGCGCCCTTAGCCATCGCCAATGACCCCATCCCACACCAGATCGAGGGTTTCGAGGCGCCCCCGCTCACCCTGCGCGAGCATTGGCCCGCTGGCGAAGCCGAGGCGCAGCGCCGCCTGGCGGCCTTTATCGAGGACGTGGTCGAGGATTATCCGCAGCTGCGTGACCTGCCCGCCGAACCTGGCACCAGCCAGCTCTCACCGTATCTGGCCGCCGGAGTGATTTCGCCACGCCAATGCCTGCACGCTGCCCTGTCCGCCAACCGCGGCGAGCTCGACAGCGGCAGCAGCGGGGTTCAGACCTGGATCAACGAGCTGCTCTGGCGCGAGTTCTACAAGCACATCCTGGTGGGTTATCCACAGGTGTCGCGCCATCGCCCGTTCCGTGCGCATACCGAAGCGCTGCCGTGGCGTGATGCCCCTGAAGACTTGAAGGCCTGGCAGGAAGGACGTACCGGTTTCCCACTGATCGACGCCGCCATGCGCCAACTGCTGGAAACCGGCTGGATGCACAATCGACTACGGATGATCGTCGCCATGTTCCTGAGCAAGAATCTACTGATCGACTGGCGCCAAGGCGAGCGCTACTTCATGCGTCACTTGATCGACGGCGACCTGGCAGCCAACAACGGCGGCTGGCAATGGAGCGCGTCGACCGGAACCGACTCAGTGCCTTACTTCCGCATCTTCAATCCGGTCACCCAATCGCAACGCTTCGACCCCAAGGGGCGCTTCATTCGCCATTGGCTACCTCAATTGAAGGGCCTGGATGAAAAAACTATTCATTTGCCCGTGAAGTCTGCCGATCTTTTTGCTACACATTCTTATCAGAGTCCGATTGTCGATCTCGCAAGTAGTCGCCAGCGCGCATTGGAAGCCTTCAAAGGCTTGGCCGGCTGGCAGGATCAGAGGGCAGTATCTTGA
- a CDS encoding MerR family transcriptional regulator, giving the protein MPSETLLAIGELARRTSVNPVTLRAWERRYGLLKPQRTAKGHRLYPEEQVERVQTILSWLERGASVGQVRELLERAPSIAPVGDWQSREQALIEAIGMLAQRPLDHQLNQAMALYPAITLCEQLLMPLLHSLARRWQTHFNARLEQAFFHTWLRSKLGARVYHDNQQLQGSPILLAVDSERPFDAQLWLCAWLLSSSGYPVEVLEQPVSGAQLLRAINQWQPRALLLHLGPRIDLVALERTLQGIDGVKLLGGETVSLHEAQLHALALPQLLLFDTPQAALRLLQQSQR; this is encoded by the coding sequence ATGCCGTCTGAAACCCTGCTGGCCATTGGCGAGCTGGCGCGCCGCACTAGCGTCAACCCGGTCACCCTGCGCGCCTGGGAGCGACGTTACGGGCTGCTCAAGCCGCAGCGCACCGCCAAGGGGCACCGGTTGTATCCTGAGGAGCAAGTCGAGCGCGTGCAGACCATCCTCAGTTGGCTGGAACGCGGCGCTTCGGTGGGGCAGGTCCGCGAGCTGCTCGAGCGCGCGCCAAGCATCGCCCCCGTAGGCGATTGGCAGAGCCGTGAACAGGCGCTGATCGAGGCGATTGGCATGCTCGCCCAGCGCCCCCTTGACCACCAGCTCAACCAGGCCATGGCGCTGTACCCGGCGATCACCCTCTGCGAGCAGCTGCTGATGCCGCTGCTGCACAGCCTCGCACGGCGTTGGCAAACCCACTTCAACGCACGGTTGGAGCAAGCGTTCTTCCACACCTGGCTGCGCAGCAAGCTGGGGGCGCGGGTCTACCACGACAACCAGCAACTGCAAGGCAGCCCAATCCTGCTGGCCGTCGACAGCGAGCGTCCCTTCGATGCCCAGTTGTGGCTGTGCGCCTGGTTGCTGAGCAGCAGCGGCTATCCGGTCGAAGTGCTAGAGCAGCCGGTCAGTGGCGCGCAACTGCTACGCGCGATCAATCAGTGGCAACCACGTGCCCTGCTGCTGCACCTGGGCCCGCGTATCGATCTGGTGGCGCTGGAGCGCACCTTGCAGGGCATCGACGGGGTAAAACTCCTGGGCGGCGAGACAGTCTCCCTCCATGAGGCCCAGTTGCATGCCTTGGCACTGCCGCAGCTGTTGTTGTTCGACACTCCGCAGGCGGCCTTGCGCCTCCTGCAGCAATCACAGAGATGA
- a CDS encoding DUF523 and DUF1722 domain-containing protein: MNASSKPRIGISACLLGHSVRYNAGHKASELCLKDFEAHFDWVPLCPEVAIGLGVPRDPIRLVGDPQRPEVVATRNPGMDLSGPLRAYGEQMATKLDDICGYIFMQKSPSCGLERVKVYQDNGHPSTKGGRGAYADEFCARRPDLPVEEEGRLHDPVLRENFISRVYAYADWQQQLAEGLTRGALIRFHSRYKYLLMANNPLAYRQLGRLLGNLRRDDDPQTVGADYFSQLMQALRRCASRGTHGNVLQHLSGYLRGALGSDDRAELQQLIGQYQQGIVPLVVPLTLLKHHLRNHPDPYLNQQTYLQPHPESLGLRNAV; encoded by the coding sequence ATGAACGCCTCGTCGAAACCCCGCATCGGTATCAGTGCCTGCCTGCTCGGCCATAGCGTGCGCTACAACGCAGGTCACAAGGCTTCCGAGCTGTGCCTCAAAGATTTCGAGGCGCATTTCGATTGGGTGCCGCTGTGCCCGGAAGTGGCCATCGGCCTGGGCGTGCCGCGCGATCCGATCCGCCTGGTGGGTGATCCGCAGCGACCTGAAGTGGTCGCTACCCGCAACCCCGGGATGGACCTGTCCGGCCCGCTGCGCGCTTACGGCGAACAGATGGCCACTAAGCTCGATGATATCTGCGGCTACATCTTCATGCAGAAGTCGCCCTCCTGCGGCCTGGAGCGGGTCAAGGTGTACCAGGACAACGGTCATCCTTCGACCAAAGGCGGACGTGGCGCCTACGCCGATGAGTTCTGCGCGCGCCGCCCCGATCTACCTGTGGAGGAAGAAGGCCGCCTGCATGATCCGGTGCTTCGGGAAAACTTCATCAGCCGCGTCTATGCCTATGCCGACTGGCAGCAACAACTCGCCGAAGGACTCACTCGCGGGGCCTTGATCCGTTTCCATTCACGCTACAAATACCTGCTGATGGCCAATAACCCGCTGGCCTATCGTCAGCTTGGGCGGTTGCTGGGCAATCTGCGCCGTGATGACGACCCGCAGACCGTCGGTGCCGATTACTTCAGCCAGTTGATGCAGGCCTTGCGCCGCTGCGCCAGCCGTGGCACCCACGGCAATGTGCTGCAGCACCTGAGTGGTTACCTGCGCGGCGCACTAGGCAGTGACGACCGCGCCGAACTCCAGCAACTGATCGGCCAGTACCAGCAAGGCATCGTGCCGCTTGTAGTGCCGCTCACCTTGCTCAAACACCACCTGCGCAACCATCCGGATCCGTACTTGAACCAGCAAACCTATCTACAGCCACATCCCGAAAGCCTGGGATTGCGCAATGCCGTCTGA
- a CDS encoding NAD(P)/FAD-dependent oxidoreductase, which yields MTVPIAIIGAGIAGLSAAQALQKAGQTVHLFDKGHGSGGRMASKRSEAGALDLGAQYFTARDRRFVEQVQQWVAAGWAEQWKPQLYNYRDGELTPSPDEQTRWVGVPRMSAITRGLLKDVTVNFGCRIAEVFRGKQYWHLQDTEGCSHGPFSRVVIAVPAPQATPLLAATPKLAAVAAGVQMEPTWAIALAFETPLDTPMQGCFVQDNPLDWLARNRSKPGRDEQLDTWVLHATSDWSKQHIDLSKEAVIEQLWGEFAELVGCVVPAPSFALAHRWLYARPAGNHEWGALADADLGLYACGDWCLSGRVEGAWLSGQEAARRLLEHLD from the coding sequence ATGACAGTACCTATTGCCATCATCGGTGCCGGGATCGCCGGCCTTTCCGCAGCCCAGGCCTTGCAAAAGGCCGGGCAGACCGTCCACCTGTTCGACAAAGGCCATGGCAGCGGTGGGCGCATGGCCAGCAAGCGCAGCGAAGCTGGCGCGCTGGACCTGGGCGCCCAATACTTCACCGCCCGCGACCGACGCTTCGTCGAGCAGGTACAGCAGTGGGTGGCTGCCGGCTGGGCCGAGCAGTGGAAGCCGCAGCTGTACAACTACCGCGACGGCGAGCTAACCCCCTCCCCCGACGAACAGACCCGTTGGGTTGGCGTGCCACGCATGAGCGCGATCACCCGCGGTCTGCTCAAGGATGTCACGGTCAACTTCGGCTGCCGCATCGCCGAGGTATTTCGCGGCAAGCAGTACTGGCATCTGCAGGACACCGAAGGCTGCAGCCATGGCCCGTTCAGCCGCGTGGTGATCGCTGTGCCCGCGCCTCAGGCTACGCCTTTGCTGGCCGCCACGCCAAAACTGGCCGCGGTTGCCGCTGGCGTGCAAATGGAGCCGACCTGGGCGATTGCCCTGGCCTTCGAAACGCCACTCGATACGCCGATGCAAGGCTGCTTCGTACAGGACAATCCGCTCGACTGGCTGGCCCGCAACCGTAGCAAGCCAGGCCGCGACGAGCAGTTGGATACCTGGGTGCTGCATGCCACTTCAGACTGGAGCAAGCAGCATATCGACCTGAGCAAGGAGGCCGTGATCGAGCAATTGTGGGGTGAGTTCGCCGAACTGGTTGGCTGCGTGGTCCCCGCGCCCTCGTTCGCCCTGGCCCACCGCTGGCTTTACGCACGCCCCGCGGGCAACCATGAATGGGGCGCGTTGGCCGATGCCGACCTCGGCTTGTATGCCTGTGGCGATTGGTGCCTGTCGGGGCGGGTCGAGGGCGCTTGGCTGAGCGGGCAAGAGGCGGCCAGACGACTGCTGGAGCACCTGGACTAA